A single Tenacibaculum sp. Bg11-29 DNA region contains:
- the infC gene encoding translation initiation factor IF-3 has protein sequence MKEDQHRINDKIRYVDEVRLVGENIEVGVYPLEKAKEMAIEQELDLVEISPKAVPPVCKIIDYKKFLYEQKKRDKALKSKATKVIVKEIRFGPQTDEHDYEFKKKHAIKFLQDGAKLKAFVFFKGRSIVFKEQGQILLLKLAQELEEHGKVEQMPKLEGKRMIMFIAPKKAK, from the coding sequence ATTAAAGAAGATCAACATAGAATTAATGATAAAATTAGATATGTTGATGAAGTTCGTCTTGTAGGCGAAAACATCGAAGTAGGTGTTTATCCTTTAGAAAAAGCCAAAGAAATGGCAATTGAACAAGAGCTAGATTTAGTTGAAATCTCACCTAAAGCTGTTCCTCCTGTTTGTAAAATTATTGATTACAAAAAGTTTTTATACGAACAAAAGAAACGTGATAAGGCTTTAAAATCGAAAGCAACAAAAGTTATCGTAAAAGAGATTCGTTTTGGACCTCAGACTGACGAGCATGATTATGAATTTAAGAAAAAACATGCTATTAAGTTTTTACAAGATGGAGCTAAATTAAAAGCTTTTGTATTCTTTAAAGGGCGTTCGATTGTATTTAAAGAACAAGGGCAAATTTTATTATTAAAATTAGCACAGGAATTAGAAGAACACGGTAAGGTAGAACAAATGCCTAAACTAGAAGGAAAACGTATGATTATGTTTATTGCTCCTAAAAAAGCGAAATAG
- the thrS gene encoding threonine--tRNA ligase has protein sequence MIKITLPDGSVKEFEINSTPMDVAKSISEGFARNVISANFNGITIETSTPLTTDGSLILYTFNDNDGKKAFWHSSAHVLAQAILTFHPNAKLTIGPAIDNGFYYDIDLGDGTISDKDFSAIEKKFLEFARGKHEFKLRSISKADALAYYKEEGNQYKVELIENLTDGDITFCDHSDFTDLCRGGHVPNTGILKAIKVMSVAGAYWRGDEKNKQLTRIYGVSFPKQKMLTEYLELLEEAKKRDHRKLGKELELFTFSQKVGAGLPLWLPKGAALRGRLEDFLKKAQKKAGYEMVMTPHIGQKELYVTSGHYEKYGADSFQPIKTPKMDEEFLLKPMNCPHHCEVYNFKPHSYKDLPKRFAEFGTVYRYEQSGELHGLTRVRGFTQDDAHIFCTPEQLDQEFKDVIDLVLYVFRSLGFEDFTAQVSIRDMENPDKYIGDVNTWELAEQAIINAATDKGLDFVVEEGEAAFYGPKLDFMVKDALGRSWQLGTIQVDYNLPKRFELTYKGADNQLHQPVMIHRAPFGSMERFIAVLLEHTGGNFPLWLTPDQVILLPISDKYQIYTKKVLTLLENSEIRALVDSRSEKTGRKIRDAEVSKIPFMVIIGEKEEQDGTVSVRKHGEGDIGTFTIEEFISLIQNEVNKTLVPFGN, from the coding sequence ATGATCAAAATTACATTACCAGACGGTAGCGTCAAAGAGTTTGAAATAAACAGCACACCTATGGATGTTGCTAAAAGCATAAGCGAGGGATTTGCTAGAAATGTTATTTCTGCTAACTTTAATGGGATAACCATTGAAACCTCTACCCCACTTACTACAGATGGCTCTTTAATACTATATACATTTAATGACAATGACGGAAAGAAAGCATTTTGGCATTCTTCTGCTCACGTATTAGCACAAGCTATTTTAACTTTTCATCCAAATGCTAAATTGACAATTGGACCTGCTATTGATAATGGTTTTTATTATGACATTGACTTAGGAGATGGAACTATTTCTGATAAGGATTTCTCTGCGATTGAAAAGAAATTTTTGGAATTCGCTAGAGGGAAGCATGAGTTTAAATTACGTTCAATTTCTAAAGCAGATGCTTTAGCTTATTATAAAGAAGAAGGAAATCAATACAAAGTTGAATTGATTGAAAATTTAACTGATGGAGATATTACTTTTTGTGACCATAGTGACTTTACTGATTTATGTAGAGGTGGACATGTTCCTAATACTGGAATTCTAAAAGCTATTAAAGTGATGAGCGTTGCTGGTGCTTATTGGAGAGGTGATGAAAAGAATAAGCAATTAACACGTATATACGGAGTTAGTTTCCCTAAACAAAAGATGCTTACTGAGTATTTGGAGTTATTAGAAGAAGCTAAGAAACGTGATCACAGAAAACTAGGTAAAGAATTAGAGTTATTTACATTTTCTCAAAAAGTTGGAGCTGGTTTACCTTTATGGCTACCTAAAGGAGCTGCACTTAGAGGTCGTTTAGAAGATTTCTTAAAGAAGGCTCAGAAGAAAGCTGGGTATGAAATGGTAATGACTCCACATATTGGGCAAAAGGAACTATACGTTACTTCTGGACATTATGAAAAATATGGAGCTGATAGTTTTCAACCAATAAAAACTCCTAAAATGGATGAAGAGTTTTTATTGAAACCTATGAACTGCCCTCATCACTGTGAAGTTTATAACTTTAAACCACATTCGTATAAAGATTTACCAAAACGTTTTGCAGAATTTGGAACTGTATATCGATATGAGCAAAGTGGAGAACTACACGGATTAACTCGTGTAAGAGGATTTACACAAGATGATGCTCATATTTTTTGTACGCCAGAACAACTGGATCAAGAATTTAAAGATGTAATTGATTTAGTATTATACGTGTTTAGATCTTTAGGTTTTGAAGACTTTACAGCTCAGGTTTCTATTAGAGATATGGAAAATCCAGATAAATACATCGGTGATGTTAATACATGGGAACTTGCAGAGCAAGCTATTATTAATGCTGCTACTGATAAAGGTTTAGATTTTGTTGTAGAAGAAGGTGAAGCTGCTTTTTATGGACCTAAATTAGACTTTATGGTAAAGGACGCTTTAGGCAGAAGTTGGCAGTTGGGAACGATACAAGTAGACTATAATTTACCTAAAAGATTCGAATTAACCTATAAAGGAGCCGATAATCAGTTACACCAACCGGTTATGATTCATAGAGCTCCATTTGGCTCTATGGAACGTTTTATCGCTGTGTTATTAGAGCATACAGGCGGAAATTTCCCTCTTTGGTTAACTCCAGATCAAGTTATCTTATTGCCTATCAGTGATAAATATCAAATATATACTAAAAAAGTTTTAACTTTGTTAGAAAATTCCGAAATTCGCGCCCTCGTAGATAGTCGAAGTGAGAAGACAGGAAGAAAGATTCGCGATGCTGAAGTGAGCAAAATACCATTTATGGTTATTATAGGCGAAAAGGAAGAACAAGACGGCACGGTATCTGTAAGAAAACACGGTGAAGGAGATATTGGAACATTCACTATAGAAGAATTTATTTCTTTAATACAAAACGAGGTTAACAAAACATTGGTTCCTTTTGGAAACTAA
- the pta gene encoding phosphate acetyltransferase translates to MNKAVYIAASEANSGKSMLSLGLMQLLLRKKPKVGYFRPIIDNQIGDKRDNHINTVLNYFNIKCSYDDCYAFTRSDLINKLNNDEEDEVMTSIIEKYKNLEDKNDFVIVEGTDFSDHGAIIEMDLNVLIAKNLGVPVIIVSGGVNKTLDEFIQSLKLTYDSFVNKDVEVISVIANKVEETNISIIIEEVGRNLPDSVSINAIPINKKLNNPTVKEFLKEINADVLFGKELLNNTTGDIKVGAMQLSHFLHHLTEGSVVVTPADRSDILLGTLQANISTNYPSISGIVLTGGIELNPSILKLIEGLEKIVPVLWVKEGTFAVTTKLGNVRSHIYAENVDKIKMSLNIFETYVDVKTLNDKLISYKGTDILTPRMFQYNLFKKAKEVRKHIVLPEGNDDRILIAASQLQKSDIVKLTILGKRVNIEASIKRLNISFDFDKTEIINPIESDYFNDFSNTLYELRKHKGLSPAMAEDLMGDVSYFGTMMVHKGLADGMVSGAAHTTQHTIKPALQFVKTKPGFSVVSSIFFMCLEDRVSVFGDCAINPNPSAEELAEIAISSADSSIAFGIDPKIAMLSYSSGASGKGEDVDTVRRATEIIKEKRPDLKVEGPIQYDAAVDPAIGKKKLPNSDVAGQANVLIFPDLNTGNNTYKAVQRETGALAIGPMLQGLNKPVNDLSRGCTVDDIFNTIILTAIQAQDK, encoded by the coding sequence ATGAATAAAGCTGTTTATATCGCTGCAAGTGAAGCAAATTCAGGAAAGTCAATGCTGAGTCTGGGCTTAATGCAATTATTGCTTCGTAAAAAACCAAAAGTTGGATATTTTAGACCTATAATTGATAATCAAATAGGTGATAAAAGAGATAATCATATTAATACAGTTCTTAATTATTTTAATATAAAATGTTCTTACGACGATTGCTATGCTTTTACACGATCAGATTTAATTAATAAATTAAATAATGACGAAGAGGATGAAGTGATGACTAGTATTATTGAAAAATATAAAAATCTAGAAGATAAAAATGATTTTGTAATTGTTGAAGGAACAGATTTTTCTGACCATGGAGCTATTATTGAAATGGACTTAAATGTGTTAATAGCTAAGAATCTTGGAGTTCCTGTTATTATAGTTTCGGGAGGAGTAAATAAAACACTTGATGAGTTTATTCAAAGTTTAAAATTAACCTATGATTCTTTTGTAAATAAAGATGTAGAGGTTATATCGGTGATAGCTAATAAAGTTGAAGAAACAAACATTAGTATTATTATAGAAGAAGTTGGTAGAAATTTACCTGATTCAGTTTCAATTAACGCAATACCAATTAATAAAAAATTAAATAACCCAACGGTTAAAGAATTTTTAAAAGAAATTAATGCTGATGTATTATTTGGAAAAGAATTATTAAATAATACAACAGGTGACATTAAGGTAGGAGCAATGCAATTATCTCATTTTTTACATCACTTAACAGAAGGTAGTGTTGTAGTTACTCCTGCAGATAGATCTGATATATTATTAGGTACTTTACAAGCGAATATTTCTACGAATTATCCTTCAATATCTGGTATCGTACTTACTGGTGGTATTGAATTAAATCCATCAATACTTAAATTAATTGAAGGTTTAGAAAAAATTGTACCTGTTTTATGGGTTAAAGAAGGAACTTTTGCTGTTACGACTAAATTAGGAAATGTTCGATCTCATATATATGCAGAGAATGTTGACAAAATTAAAATGTCTTTAAATATATTTGAAACATACGTAGATGTTAAAACGCTGAATGATAAATTAATAAGTTATAAAGGAACAGATATTCTTACACCAAGAATGTTTCAATACAATCTGTTTAAAAAAGCAAAAGAAGTAAGAAAACATATTGTACTGCCTGAAGGAAATGATGACAGGATTTTAATAGCTGCCTCACAACTTCAAAAATCAGATATTGTTAAATTAACTATTTTAGGTAAAAGAGTAAACATTGAAGCTTCGATAAAACGATTAAACATTTCTTTTGATTTTGATAAAACCGAAATTATCAATCCGATTGAGTCTGATTATTTCAACGATTTCTCTAATACATTATATGAATTAAGAAAACATAAAGGATTAAGCCCTGCAATGGCAGAAGATTTAATGGGAGATGTTTCTTATTTCGGAACAATGATGGTACATAAAGGCCTTGCAGATGGAATGGTTTCTGGGGCAGCGCATACTACTCAACATACTATTAAACCAGCATTACAGTTTGTGAAAACGAAACCTGGATTTTCAGTAGTTTCATCTATTTTTTTTATGTGTTTAGAAGATAGGGTTTCTGTTTTTGGAGATTGTGCAATTAATCCAAATCCGTCAGCAGAAGAATTAGCTGAAATAGCAATTTCATCTGCGGATTCTAGTATTGCTTTTGGAATTGATCCTAAAATTGCAATGTTATCTTATTCATCTGGAGCTTCTGGAAAAGGAGAAGATGTCGATACAGTTAGAAGGGCAACAGAAATTATTAAAGAAAAACGACCAGATTTAAAAGTTGAAGGACCAATTCAATACGATGCAGCAGTTGACCCAGCTATTGGTAAAAAGAAATTACCAAATTCAGATGTAGCAGGCCAAGCAAATGTATTAATCTTTCCAGATTTAAATACAGGGAACAATACTTATAAAGCAGTACAAAGAGAAACTGGTGCATTAGCAATTGGTCCAATGTTACAAGGATTAAATAAACCTGTAAACGATTTAAGTAGAGGATGTACTGTTGATGATATTTTTAACACGATAATTTTAACTGCAATTCAAGCTCAAGATAAATAA
- a CDS encoding acetate/propionate family kinase: MKILVINSGSSSIKYQLFEMPQQEVICSGLIERIGLEVGNVHYKSVKNDIEEAIEIKDHKAGLEKVVGLLLDKNVGVIASTDDIQIVAHRVVHGGNSFTKTTVVTDEVKEKIEELFSLAPLHNPANLEGIKVAETIFTKAQQIAVFDTAFHQTIPVKAYKYAIPNKFLEEDKIRLYGFHGTSHKYVSEKTIEYLGKEKSKIITIHLGNGCSITAIENGNSIDHSLGFGPVTGLIMGSRCGDIDHSLIFYLINNLGYDVNYVNSMLQKESGMLGLTGFSDLRDIEAAAEKGDENCQLALDMNAYRIKKYIGSYIAAMNGLDAIVFTAGIGENSVLIRKLVCNSMEFFGIELDEVKNDMRAKVLTEIHKETSNVKILVIPTNEELEIAKQSYGLL; this comes from the coding sequence ATGAAAATATTAGTAATAAATTCTGGTAGTTCATCTATAAAATATCAATTATTTGAAATGCCACAACAAGAAGTGATTTGTTCTGGATTGATAGAAAGAATTGGATTAGAAGTAGGTAATGTTCATTACAAATCAGTAAAGAATGATATTGAAGAAGCAATTGAAATTAAAGATCATAAAGCAGGTTTAGAAAAAGTAGTTGGTTTATTGCTTGATAAAAATGTAGGTGTAATAGCCTCTACAGATGATATTCAAATAGTAGCTCATAGAGTTGTGCATGGAGGAAATTCATTTACAAAAACTACGGTTGTAACAGATGAAGTTAAGGAAAAAATAGAGGAATTATTTTCATTAGCACCATTACATAACCCAGCTAATTTAGAAGGGATAAAAGTTGCAGAAACTATATTTACAAAGGCTCAACAAATTGCAGTATTTGATACAGCGTTTCACCAAACGATCCCTGTAAAAGCATATAAATATGCAATTCCGAATAAATTTTTAGAAGAAGATAAAATTCGATTATATGGCTTTCATGGAACGAGTCATAAATATGTATCGGAAAAAACAATTGAGTATTTAGGTAAAGAAAAATCTAAAATTATTACAATTCACTTAGGAAATGGTTGTAGTATTACTGCTATCGAAAACGGAAATAGTATTGATCATAGTTTAGGTTTCGGGCCAGTAACAGGACTAATTATGGGATCACGTTGTGGTGATATTGATCATTCTTTAATTTTCTATTTGATAAATAATCTTGGTTATGATGTGAATTATGTAAATAGTATGTTGCAAAAAGAAAGCGGAATGCTGGGGTTAACTGGATTTAGTGATTTGCGAGATATTGAAGCTGCGGCGGAAAAAGGAGATGAAAATTGTCAGTTAGCTTTAGACATGAATGCATACCGAATTAAAAAGTATATAGGTTCTTATATTGCAGCTATGAATGGGTTAGATGCTATTGTTTTTACAGCAGGTATAGGTGAGAACTCAGTTCTTATTAGAAAATTAGTTTGTAATTCTATGGAGTTTTTCGGGATAGAATTAGATGAAGTTAAAAACGATATGCGAGCAAAAGTATTAACAGAAATTCATAAAGAAACATCTAATGTAAAAATATTAGTAATTCCTACAAATGAAGAGTTAGAAATAGCGAAACAATCATACGGTTTATTATAA
- a CDS encoding tRNA pseudouridine synthase A, translated as MNYKHTYLVTLQYLGFRFHGWQKQPNLKTGHLFLDKTLKFIYKGIRLKSLGVGRTDARVSATHFAFQLFIDEKVDFDQFMIDFNANAPGDMRALKIEDIDRNFNIIQHPKLKEYRYYFSYGEKNHPYAAPFLTRFRENLDVDLMKEGAKFFEGLHNFKRYCTKPSEETKVEREIVSCRIEKNTELTASFFPKESFVLIVRGEGFLRNQIRLIMGGLHDLGKGEVDLNFIKESLNPASDIEFIKNIAPASGLHLHNIEFKD; from the coding sequence ATGAATTATAAGCACACGTATTTAGTTACGCTTCAATATTTAGGATTCAGGTTTCATGGATGGCAAAAGCAACCAAACTTAAAAACGGGACATCTTTTTTTAGACAAAACATTAAAGTTTATCTATAAAGGAATTCGTCTTAAAAGTTTGGGTGTTGGTAGAACTGACGCAAGAGTATCTGCAACTCATTTTGCTTTTCAATTGTTTATTGATGAGAAAGTAGATTTTGATCAATTTATGATAGACTTTAATGCAAATGCTCCTGGAGACATGAGAGCTTTAAAGATTGAAGATATTGATAGAAATTTCAATATTATTCAGCATCCGAAGTTAAAGGAATATCGATATTACTTTTCATACGGAGAAAAAAATCATCCATATGCTGCTCCATTTTTAACTAGGTTTAGAGAAAATTTAGATGTTGATTTGATGAAAGAAGGAGCCAAGTTCTTTGAAGGATTACATAATTTTAAAAGATATTGTACAAAACCATCTGAAGAAACTAAGGTTGAAAGAGAAATTGTGTCTTGTAGAATTGAAAAAAACACTGAATTAACGGCTTCTTTTTTTCCAAAAGAAAGCTTTGTATTAATAGTTAGAGGAGAAGGTTTTTTGAGAAATCAAATTCGTTTAATTATGGGTGGATTACATGATTTAGGTAAAGGAGAGGTTGATTTAAATTTTATTAAAGAAAGTTTAAATCCTGCATCAGATATTGAGTTTATAAAGAATATTGCCCCAGCTTCTGGTTTGCATTTACATAACATTGAATTTAAAGATTAG
- a CDS encoding acyl-CoA dehydrogenase: MDFSLTEEHIMIRDAARDFAQNELLPGVIERDNAQTFPDELVRKMGEVGFLGIMVDPKYGGSGMDAISYVLIMEELSKIDASASVMVSVNNSLVCYGLEAYGTEEQKQKYLTKLATGEQIGAFCLSEPEAGSDATSQATTAEDKGDYYLLNGTKNWITNGGRAGVYLVIAQTDRSKKHRGINAFIVEAGMEGFHVGPKEDKLGIRGSDTHTLQFNDVKVPKENRIGEDGFGFKFAMKTLSGGRIGIAAQALGIASGAYELALKYSKERKAFGTEICNHQAIAFKLADMHTEVEAARMLVMKAAWDKDQGNNYDMSGAMAKLYASKVAMEQSVEAVQIHGGNGFVKDYHVERLMRDAKITQIYEGTSEIQKIVISRGIIKG, encoded by the coding sequence ATGGATTTTAGTTTAACAGAAGAACATATAATGATTCGTGATGCAGCTCGTGATTTTGCTCAAAACGAATTATTACCAGGAGTAATTGAAAGAGATAATGCGCAAACCTTTCCAGACGAATTAGTTCGTAAAATGGGTGAAGTTGGTTTTTTAGGTATTATGGTAGATCCTAAATACGGAGGAAGCGGAATGGATGCTATTTCTTATGTATTAATAATGGAAGAACTTTCTAAAATTGATGCTTCTGCCTCTGTTATGGTTTCTGTAAACAACTCTTTAGTATGTTATGGCTTAGAAGCTTATGGAACTGAAGAACAAAAACAAAAATACTTAACAAAATTAGCTACAGGTGAGCAAATAGGTGCTTTTTGTTTAAGTGAACCTGAAGCGGGTTCTGATGCTACCTCTCAAGCAACAACTGCTGAAGATAAAGGCGATTATTACTTATTAAATGGTACTAAAAACTGGATTACCAATGGTGGTCGTGCAGGTGTTTATTTAGTAATTGCGCAAACTGATCGTAGTAAAAAACATAGAGGTATCAACGCTTTTATTGTAGAAGCCGGAATGGAAGGTTTTCACGTAGGTCCTAAAGAAGATAAATTAGGAATTCGTGGTTCTGATACACATACTTTACAATTTAACGATGTAAAAGTACCTAAAGAAAATAGAATTGGTGAAGACGGATTTGGTTTTAAATTTGCCATGAAAACTTTATCAGGTGGTAGAATTGGTATTGCTGCTCAAGCATTAGGTATTGCTTCTGGAGCTTACGAATTAGCTTTAAAATATTCTAAGGAGCGTAAAGCATTCGGAACTGAGATTTGTAATCATCAAGCAATTGCTTTTAAATTAGCTGATATGCATACAGAAGTTGAAGCTGCTAGAATGTTAGTTATGAAAGCTGCCTGGGATAAAGACCAAGGTAATAATTACGATATGTCTGGGGCTATGGCTAAATTATATGCCTCTAAAGTTGCGATGGAACAATCTGTTGAAGCTGTGCAAATTCACGGTGGTAACGGTTTCGTAAAAGATTATCATGTTGAACGTTTAATGCGTGATGCTAAAATTACTCAGATTTACGAAGGAACATCGGAAATTCAGAAAATTGTAATTTCAAGAGGAATTATTAAAGGATAA
- a CDS encoding anhydro-N-acetylmuramic acid kinase, with translation MNGDYCFTIGLMSGTSLDGIDLVYVKFNKKNYKSFKILAANTISYSDKWKNELKTAIHFSKEDLIILDIEYGKLLGKEINFFIEKNDIVDLDFIASHGHTILHQPDKGITLQVGSGKIISEITNQKVVCDFRTQDVNFGGQGAPLVPIGDELLFSNYEFCVNLGGFANVSFKEKGHRIAFDICPVNIVLNHYVQKLGFDYDDKGNIAAKGKINEDLLKELNSLEFYKKTAPKSLGLEWVLSNILPIIDGKEKNISIILRTFIEHSAIQIGKIIQNNGALLITGGGVFNSFLMKRIEFYSKRKVEIQTIELINYKEALIFAFLGLLRVDNQVNCLSSVTGARKNHSAGVIFNPQ, from the coding sequence ATGAATGGAGATTATTGCTTTACAATAGGTTTGATGTCTGGGACATCATTAGATGGAATTGATTTAGTTTATGTTAAGTTTAATAAAAAGAATTATAAGAGTTTTAAAATATTAGCAGCTAATACTATTTCTTATAGCGATAAATGGAAAAATGAACTGAAAACAGCCATTCATTTTTCTAAAGAAGATCTAATCATACTTGATATAGAATATGGTAAATTATTAGGAAAAGAAATTAATTTTTTTATTGAAAAAAATGATATTGTAGATCTTGATTTTATAGCTTCTCATGGCCATACAATTTTACATCAACCAGATAAAGGTATTACACTTCAGGTTGGTAGTGGAAAAATAATATCTGAAATAACGAATCAAAAAGTTGTTTGTGATTTTAGAACGCAAGATGTTAATTTTGGAGGACAAGGAGCTCCATTAGTTCCTATTGGTGATGAATTATTATTTTCTAATTATGAGTTTTGTGTTAACCTTGGTGGTTTTGCAAACGTTTCATTTAAAGAAAAAGGGCATAGAATTGCGTTTGATATCTGTCCTGTAAATATTGTGTTAAATCATTATGTTCAAAAATTAGGATTTGATTATGATGATAAAGGGAATATTGCGGCTAAAGGAAAGATAAATGAAGATTTATTAAAAGAATTAAATTCTTTAGAATTTTATAAAAAAACAGCACCTAAATCTCTAGGATTAGAGTGGGTGCTGTCAAATATTTTACCAATAATTGATGGGAAAGAAAAAAATATTTCAATTATTTTAAGAACATTTATAGAACATTCAGCTATTCAAATAGGAAAAATAATTCAGAATAATGGCGCTCTTTTAATAACAGGAGGAGGTGTTTTTAACTCTTTTTTAATGAAAAGAATAGAATTTTATTCAAAAAGGAAAGTAGAAATTCAGACGATAGAGCTTATTAATTATAAAGAAGCTTTAATTTTTGCTTTTTTAGGATTGTTACGTGTTGATAATCAAGTGAATTGTTTAAGTAGTGTAACAGGCGCAAGAAAAAATCATTCAGCAGGTGTTATTTTTAATCCGCAGTAA
- a CDS encoding Glu/Leu/Phe/Val dehydrogenase dimerization domain-containing protein encodes MKDLLKIYEQKEPEIVFHWRDQETEAEGWTVINSLRGGAAGGGTRMRKGLNKNEVLSLAKTMEVKFTVSGPAIGGAKSGINFDPNDPRKRGVLERWYKAVTPLLKHYYGTGGDLNVDADKDVIPITESCGVWHPQEGIFNGHFKPTEADKINRIGQLRQGVIKVIEDKQFSPDLSRKYTVADMLTGYGVAEAVKHYYNIYGGTISGKRAIVQGFGNVGSAAAYYLTQLGAKVVGIIDREGGVINENGFSMEEMKDLFLAKDGNKLVSSEMIPFDEINQKIWSLPAEIFVPAAASRLVSQEQVQKMIDTGLEVISPGANVPFADKEIFFGPIMEYTDSHLSLLPDFISNCGIARVFAYLMEAKVALPMEDKAIFDDTSNIIKKALQRSFAKSASKTKICSTAFEIALKELI; translated from the coding sequence ATGAAAGATTTACTTAAAATATACGAGCAAAAAGAACCAGAAATTGTTTTTCACTGGAGAGATCAAGAAACTGAAGCTGAAGGATGGACTGTAATAAACTCTTTAAGAGGAGGAGCTGCTGGAGGTGGAACTAGAATGCGTAAAGGATTAAATAAGAACGAAGTTTTATCTTTAGCAAAAACAATGGAAGTTAAGTTTACTGTTTCTGGACCAGCAATTGGAGGTGCAAAATCAGGAATTAACTTTGATCCTAATGATCCAAGAAAAAGAGGTGTTTTAGAGCGTTGGTATAAAGCAGTTACTCCGCTATTAAAACATTATTATGGTACAGGAGGAGATTTAAATGTTGATGCAGATAAAGATGTAATTCCAATTACAGAAAGCTGTGGAGTTTGGCATCCTCAAGAAGGAATTTTTAATGGACATTTTAAGCCAACAGAAGCAGATAAAATTAATAGAATAGGCCAATTACGTCAAGGTGTAATTAAGGTGATAGAAGATAAACAATTTTCACCAGATTTATCTAGAAAATATACGGTTGCAGATATGTTAACTGGTTATGGTGTTGCCGAAGCAGTTAAACATTATTATAATATTTATGGGGGAACTATTTCTGGGAAAAGAGCAATTGTTCAAGGTTTCGGTAATGTAGGTTCAGCAGCAGCATATTATTTAACTCAATTAGGAGCAAAAGTTGTTGGTATTATTGATAGAGAAGGAGGGGTTATAAATGAAAATGGATTTTCTATGGAGGAAATGAAGGATTTATTTTTAGCGAAAGACGGAAATAAGTTAGTTTCTAGTGAAATGATTCCTTTTGATGAAATTAATCAAAAAATATGGAGTTTACCAGCGGAAATATTTGTTCCAGCTGCAGCTTCAAGGTTAGTTTCTCAAGAGCAAGTACAAAAAATGATTGATACAGGTTTGGAAGTGATTTCTCCAGGAGCAAATGTACCTTTTGCTGATAAGGAAATATTCTTTGGACCAATTATGGAATATACAGATAGTCATTTAAGTTTATTGCCAGATTTTATTTCTAATTGTGGTATTGCCAGAGTTTTTGCTTATTTAATGGAAGCTAAAGTAGCTTTACCTATGGAAGATAAAGCAATATTTGATGATACATCAAATATTATAAAAAAGGCATTACAAAGATCATTTGCAAAGAGTGCATCAAAAACAAAAATTTGCTCAACAGCATTTGAAATAGCATTAAAAGAATTGATATAA